Sequence from the Phragmites australis chromosome 6, lpPhrAust1.1, whole genome shotgun sequence genome:
AATACCTTTCTGCGAAGCTCCTCCACTTGCTCCATCATAACCTCTGTCTGTCAACAATTTGGGGGAATGCAGTAAATAATTAGCTGAAGGAACAAATAAAGTATGTAGCCCCATCTATAAGAAATCTAATTAAACCAATAGAGCTACTTTTCTTATAGTGAATCTCTGTTTCTTAGGTTTCATTGGGAACTTCAGTTTATACAACATGGTACCTTAGGAAAACTCATAACTAGAGTGGGCTTGTTTGCCTGCATGGCGATTAGTCCCATACATTCGGATTAAGAGGGACTAACATGAACTAACTACCCTGCCAATCCAAAGGGTAAGTTGCATCATTGTACTACCGAGTTCCACCTATTATTTCGTCTTGAGAGTACATGTCTCTTTTGGATGCATATGATAATGCCGTTTCGAAGTTTTTATGTACTACCTTTTTTACAAAACAAAAGCTAATAAAGTGATCCTCTCGTGAGTCTAGTGGTTGGAGAGCAAATTAAGAATTTGCCCAGTCCAGCCGGGTTCGAGGATCACACCCAACTTAATGAAGAGCCTAGTGGATGTCTTCCCCCAgtctcattcattttttttaaaaaaaacttagtaGAATTCATTAATGTGTGAACATAAATTTAGGTAAGTATTTCACAGGTATTTATGCAATCGAAATGCATGCTACGATGCTGCAGAGTGTTAGCCCCTAGCGTAGTATATCAAGAAAATAAATTGCATGCTTTCTATCATAGCATGCCGAGGTTATAATATTGTATCCTTCACATAAAAGAAAACGTTGCTGATTAGAGCTGATAAACCTAATGACGTCCATCTAGGAAATGCTACTGCACGACTTTATAAATGTGCCAAGATTCTAAAGCTAGCAAACTAAGATCAGTTTTTGTTGGCTCTACAGTGAACCGCATTAAAGACAAAAATGTTTTAGAATCCTAACTATTTGCAATTTTCTTCCAAACAATGTGCAAGAAGTATTCCTCTATTACGAATTATGTCTTTCACCTCCATAAAGATTTTGCAGGTACATTAATTAGGTGTTATCTTACACAAATTAACTTACTAATACTACCACTGGTACTGTGGGCATACTGCATATTCCACTGCAGACACCTCACGTCATCTGAATTCTATCATTGCATTGAATCATCATATATCCATTAGCTCTAAAACAGAACGTTTTTATGTTCCAAAATATAAGGGAAGGGAAGACTTTAGTCTTCAGATGTGAACCTTTCTCTGTCTCGCCTGTGACAAAGCGCATTCTAGCTGTTTCTCTAGCTGCTGCAATTCCTTCACGCTAAGCGGCCCAAGGTCCTCCCCAAGCAAGTGCCTTTTCAAATTATGCAATACAAAAGTATTATGTAAATATTTTAGTCACTTAACATGTTCAAATAGATTATCTAAAAGGTTGTATTTGCATTAAAAAGTGTGCAATTAATATCATTGGAGAAACATGATATTATCACATGTACAATATGATAAAACCTTTGAGTGCGCTGCAAAGCCTCGAATTTTGCCCTCAGCTTCGACATTTCCTGGTACCAGGTCTAAAAAAAGCAGCATACGCAACCTCATTAATTTATTGCCAAATGCATTGAAACACAGCAGGAATAACCTTTTACAATGTTTAATACAGGAAAAAACAATTCTAGGTTGCAGAAACTTAAATAAATTCTAGAACTAATTTTAAGGTGTGCATTGAGGGCTTGTTTACTACGCACAGCTACCATCGAAAGACGCCAGGAATAGCCTTTTTACAATGTTGAATACAGAAAAAAATTCTAGGTTGTAGGAACTTCACTAAATCCTGGAAATAAGTCTAGCCTCGCATTAGGAGCTTGTTTAGTACGCACAACTGAAGTCCTGTATGTAGTACATGTGTAAAGACAAACCATATGTGACATTGTTTATGGAGCAGTTTTAACAAAAGTTTGATAAACGGTCTTAATTACTTGGCATTTATGAGCTTGATGATACCTCAGAATATAAGAACAAAACATGAATCAATGATTGTTAATTCATCAGGTTATACTGggatattatatttttattaaattctgAAAACGAATTCAGTTTTCACAGTGATAGGTCCGTTCTTAATTAGCTTCCATGTGGCTGTAACAATAATGTAAAATATCTATGAGATTTTACAATGTTTCCTTTGTCGatcaaaattataaatacgtAAAAAAGTAGAATAGTTAATGTTCTGAACACAAGGTAAACAATGTCCATATTGCAATTCACCTTAACTTTTTATGCTCGgaattaatatatatacatgttaaGATGGATAATGAATatatattcataattttttatttgtagtgTAGCTAAACTTGGTATTAAACTGGATGGTGGATAAAATAATGAAAAGTTTGAAGCTCAAGATTATACGATAGTATATATGATAGGAACTTAGTATACATCTTCACAAAAAATAAAGAAGCGAATTAAAAAAAGGTTAGTTAATTTTTGGAGGACAAAGATTTTGAAATAAGAGGTATCACGAGCAACAAATGGTAGATACCTGGGTTTCAGAGAGTGCATTGGAATCTTGAGCGTTGAAGCAGCAATGTTGGTACCTTTCTAATGTCTTAGTTATGCTACACAGAAAAGCTATATGTAATGAACTTGTTAAGATGAATTGAAAAGCATGCTGAAAATGACTTATATAAGAAAATATACTGCTGGGGACATTTTTGGGTAAATGTTGTATCGAGGCCCCCCTTATTATACATATCTACTTAGTGATATTAGTATATTCTTCTCATACAAAAACTGATTGCACGCGGACTTTCATGTGGACTTGGATTAGGAGTGATCGCCTGAATCACATTAGTAGGCGTGCTTGCTTTGGTCACATGACAGATTTGTGAAAAGCTTTAATAGAACATTATTTTGAGCGTTCCCATCTTGATAACAATATCCTAGAACCAACATTGAACCCCTTCTTTGTGCAACTTCATCCATTAAAAAATGTCTCTTGCAGTCTTGCATATGCCTACAAGAATTCCTTATGTGCCACAGCTAACTCTCAATTTCCTACTTGCGTAGTGTATACGAAGCCATGTAAAGAGTCGGTATTCCAATTCGTGTGCAACACTAACAAATATAATGCTATATACGCCTACATACAAGAATCTGTTGCCGCTTTAAAAAACAAGACTACTCATCTGACTACAAATCAAGGTTTCATCacaaaattaagaaaataaaaggcCCTAAATATCTAAAAGCCATGCATGAAGAAAAATAGAGGCACATGATGAAGGCAGAAAATTTTCAATCCCCAGATATGGAGCAAATTGTTCGGAAATGAACCCCTTGCCTGGCAGTATAACACATATAACGGGATCAAAGTTACTGTCATACGTAAACATGAAAGATCTATGGGTGAGAGTTATAGGAGAACACTGCCATGAACTCATCATGATTCCGCAAAATCAAGGCAAAACACTTTGATGAAAGCAGATTGATATTATGATGCAAAAAGTCTTAGTAAATTGGTGATGGATATTATTATTGCACTTTCTTTGTTAAATTAAACATTTTTTCTTGAAATACAACTTAAGGATTTAAATTCAAGCAAACCTGGCTTTTATATTACAAAGCAAACAGAACTCACACTTTTCCTCATAAAATAGAACACATACCGCACAGACACATAGGAGTATATATAAAGTATTAGAGATCTCCCCGGCCCATACATCATGAAAATCGTTAAGATGCACTGGTTAGTATAGAAGTTCAAAATGTGAACATATACAACCTGCCGCATATAATTGGACCTTTGTCTGTTGTCATTCTCAGGGAAAAGCTggcaataatttcataaatcaAGTTACAAATTAATGAACTGACCATTGCTTCCTAAAAAGAACGAATTGACCATGCGTGCAGAGAAATTATCTCTGGTACAAAGCCGGGAGGGGGAGCTTCTCCTAGACTATGTTTCATTACAGAAGACAAATATTTTCGTTTTATTAGTTTAGATCTGCCACATGCATAAGCaagtaaaaaaaatcttcatGCAGCAGCTGAACAAAAACAACATGTGTTTGCGAAATGGAAGAACGAAATGCAAGCAACATATAGGATCAATAGAAGGCCAAAGAACGATGCATGTTGCACTAGCGCTCATGTATAGGCATAAAATGAGAGCAAGGAAAATGAAGAAACGAAATATTCTTCCGGATACTTTCTGATCAAACTAATTTACgaggaaataaataaatatgtatatatacataaaaacCCATCGAGGAAATGAAAGGAAGACGGGAACAAAGAGAAACGAGGGAGACTggtgaaaaggaaaaaaggaagaacaaaaaggagaaaattTACCACCATGCTTTCAGCACTCAACTTGAGAAGTTCAGAACTCCTAAAAATCAACTGGATCTAAATGTTGTATGGGTCAAAGAAAGTAAAATcgacataatttttttcattgccGAGAAAAGTGACATGAAATTGTAGAAGAGAAAAGAAGCTGTCAGCATTAGATAGATCAGGCAAGATGAAGTTGTTTGCTGCCCCGAGGTGCCCAGAGCAAAACAAGTGTCAAGACAAGTGTGTGGGCAGGATTTAATACAAGCTGGCGCTGGATCAAAATGGAAAGAACAAAGCTTCCTTTCCCCTCGCAACCTTCCTCGTGTTACTAACTCTCTCTATTCTTTCCATCCACGATCCCTTATTAGATCAGCAAATGAACCGTCTCTGACACACGCACGCCCCAACACGAAAGATGGCCACTGCAAGTACCCGGAGAAGATGGAGGAAAGAGGTGGACGACTACTCCAAATGCCCGGAGAAGGTGGAAGAAAGAGGTAAAGGGTAGGGCTCGTAGATCTGCTGAAAGGATGTCTCATTCTAGTTAGGGATCCACCCGGTTTATATGAACACCGCCATGTCCCTATGCACAGATACACACGCACATAACAGGAATAAAATAACAAGTGTCAACAAGTCCACGAGCTGCAGGAGTAGCTCGGCAACTTGTTGCCAAAAAAACAAGAAATCCCAGCGAAGGAAGCCTCAATTTCTCCAAGGAGCCAACAGcagcaaataaaagaaaaacaaaagaaaccatTGAGCGCAACATTAGCAGATCTTTTCGTGAAAAAGGCAACAACAGCAGATCTGCATGCAGGAACTGATTTATTGGCTGTGCAAGTGTTGATCGTTTACCCAGCGCTGCCGAACTCGTAGAGCTTGCCGCGGCTGGAGAAGATGATGAGCGCGACCTCCGCGTCGCAGAGCACGGACAACTCGTAGGCCTTCTTgagcaggccgttgcggcgcttGGAGAAGGTCACCTGCCGGTTGATCTTGTTCTCGATCCGCTTCAGCTCAACTCGTCCCCTCCCCATggtctccttctcccctccgaGCTAGCTCTCCCTCGCAGCCTCTGCCTGATGATCAGCTCAGATCAGCTCAGCTCCACCACAGCCCACACAAGGCCACAAGGGCTTGTGAGCAATGATATAATATGCTAGGGAAGGACAGGAGTGGAATATTAGTGGAGACCGGGAAAAGAGCAGGAGCACTGTGCCGGGGGCTGTAGCTTGGTGCAGCTGGTCTCTTGCATCTCTTTCACCCGTCTCTACCCAaggccctctccctctctctctcaacttTAAAAGACGGTAACTTTGTGGAGTGGCACGGGCCAGAGTTACCCGAAGGTTTATCCTAACTGGGAAGCCCGGGCCGAAATGGGGGCAATCCAATCCTGCACCCCGCCTACGCCACAAATATGCATGGCGCaatgcatgatgcatgcatgtacacaaCAAAGACGGGCAAAGGGGAGAGCAACCCATAAACtcatagagagagagaacctCCTAGACTTAACCGAAACCATGCATGCCACCACCTACTGGGTTCCCTTGGACCACCAACCCGTCCGGAAGAGGCTGCCCAAAAATAAAGAGGCAGGGAGGGGTGGCTTAAGCCGTGTAGGAAGAAGATCTGTTTGATCCGAATTGCCCTAGCTTGGGCGATAGTACTTGTGCTGCCTGTGAATTCCGTCCGGCTTTGTGACAATCGTGTGCATGTCTGGGGCACCCATCCATGATTAAGATATATACTGCAATCGCAGATCAAATGGAAAATTGGTAGCAAAATAGTAATATATGTTTGCTGCATTAGCGATTTGACGTTGCTCTGATTCATGCACTTGTGGCAAACTGGCAATTGATATGTTGACAGCAATCTAACTTAGGCAAGAGCTAGGACTTGCTTCATTAGTGATTTTTGATCGACTTGATATATTAGCTTAACAGTGCCAAAGAATGTACACTTGAGTTCAAACCACAGAAATATTCCTCCATGCTCCTCTTTCACGGCCGGTTGAGTAATAACTATCACTGATAATACaaaatgataatatatgttTGTTGCATTAGCGATTTGATGTTGCTCTGATTCACGCACTTGTGGCAAAGTGGCAATTAATATGTTGACCGCAATCTAACTTAGGCAGAAGTTAGGGCTCGCTTCATTAGCGATTTTTGATCAACTTGATATGTTAGCTTAACAGTGCCAAAGAATGTACACTTGAGTTCAAACCACATAAATGTTCATCTCTATCCCCCTTTCACTGTCAGTTTAGTa
This genomic interval carries:
- the LOC133920420 gene encoding MADS-box transcription factor 6-like, with amino-acid sequence MGRGRVELKRIENKINRQVTFSKRRNGLLKKAYELSVLCDAEVALIIFSSRGKLYEFGSAGQSITKTLERYQHCCFNAQDSNALSETQTWYQEMSKLRAKFEALQRTQRHLLGEDLGPLSVKELQQLEKQLECALSQARQRKTEVMMEQVEELRRKERHLGEINRQLKHKLEAEGSSNYRTLQQASWPAPGGTVVDHDGATFHVQPPAHSAAMDCEATLQIGYPHHQFAPPEAANNLPRSAPGGENNFMLGWVL